A region of Anticarsia gemmatalis isolate Benzon Research Colony breed Stoneville strain chromosome 18, ilAntGemm2 primary, whole genome shotgun sequence DNA encodes the following proteins:
- the LOC142980516 gene encoding tRNA:m(4)X modification enzyme TRM13 homolog — protein MCDSTGRQGINGSSEPQCQFFVVRKKRLCRMTVKPGRKYCGEHEPQPKTADGEDDTRIPCPNDPKHTCYVSKLEKHLLICNARALPQPPYIVHNINAPTPTDVCVRKPLSQLSKETVMQVIEKVNLLYETHIQGNITTEPEHPIHSSVLQEFSESDRAESSLRHLRQVSSLLWLAETEGLVADNTCYVELGAGKGHMSYYLCGAWCGAGRASGALLLDRASLRHKRDNARRAAALRLRADLAHVALQQVPAVQGSQHVVGLAKHLCGVATDYALRCITADGVLDKTRGVVLATCCHHRCDRSAYIANRPLQELGISGDEMNVMLGIVSWATCGDGRSRERRNREDNEQEHLEQTGDEEHNEQVTNEPRNGDPTSEPHTEQEVPRASAALSTEQRAEVGRRAKHLLDWGRVLHLRARGFDARLCYYVPSTVSLENVCIVAKKLS, from the exons ATGTGTGACTCTACAGGGCGTCAGGGCATAAATGGTTCAAGCGAACCGCAATGCCAATTCTTTGTAGTGAGGAAGAAAAGATTATGTCGTATGACAGTAAAGCCAGGACGCAAGTATTGCGGTGAACATGAACCACAACCTAAAACAGCTGACGGAGAG GATGACACCCGTATTCCTTGCCCGAACGACCCTAAACA CACGTGTTATGTGAGTAAGCTTGAGAAGCACTTGTTGATCTGCAACGCGCGCGCCTTGCCGCAGCCGCCGTACATCGTGCACAACATCAATGCACCCACTCCTACCGATGTATGCGTCCGGAAGCCTCTCAGTCAACTGTCCAAGGAGACAGTGATGCAAGTCATAGAAAAAGTTAACCTATTATATGAAA CACATATACAAGGCAACATAACAACAGAGCCAGAACATCCCATCCACAGTTCAGTGCTGCAGGAGTTCTCAGAGAGTGATCGCGCTGAGAGCTCTCTCAGACACTTGAGACAGGTCTCCAGTTTACTGTGGTTGGCCGAGACCGAGGGATTAGTCGCAGATAATACATGTTATGTCGAATTGGGAGCAGGGAaag GGCACATGTCGTACTACCTGTGCGGCGCGTGGTGCGGCGCGGGGCGGGCGAGCGGCGCGCTGCTGCTGGACCGCGCGTCGCTGCGCCACAAGCGGGACaacgcgcgccgcgccgccgcgctgcgcctGCGCGCCGACCTGGCGCACGTGGCGCTGCAGCAGGTGCCGGCCGTGCAGGGCTCGCAGCACGTCGTGGGGCTCGCCAAGCATCTGTGCGGGGTCGCCACCG ACTACGCCCTGCGCTGCATCACGGCGGACGGCGTGCTGGACAAGACGCGCGGCGTCGTGCTGGCCACGTGCTGCCACCACCGCTGCGACCGCTCCGCCTATATCGCCAATCGACCCCTACAG GAACTGGGCATAAGCGGCGACGAAATGAACGTGATGCTAGGTATAGTGTCGTGGGCGACCTGTGGCGATGGACGCAGTCGCGAGCGACGGAACCGAGAAGATAACGAACAAGAACATTTAGAACAAACAGGAGACGAGGAACATAACGAACAAGTGACGAACGAACCACGTAATGGAGACCCAACTAGCGAGCCTCACACTGAGCAGGAGGTACCGCGAGCCAGCGCTGCACTGAGCACGGAGCAGCGCGCCGAGGTGGGGCGCCGCGCCAAGCACCTGCTGGACTGGGGCCGCGTGCTGCACCTGCGTGCTCGCGGGTTCGATGCCCGGCTGTGCTACTACGTACCGTCCACTGTGTCGCTAGAAAATGTCTGTATTGTCGCCAAGAAACTCAGCTGA